The Arachis hypogaea cultivar Tifrunner chromosome 14, arahy.Tifrunner.gnm2.J5K5, whole genome shotgun sequence genome has a segment encoding these proteins:
- the LOC112741290 gene encoding tonoplast dicarboxylate transporter, which produces MSGEDTGSVEEQQKGMKAPLLPVQDSASHNSNQQVMTLKSFLTLKNLYIILGPLLSLLICLLVKLKDAPASSVKMLAVIAWVFAWWVTEAVPLPVTSLCPLFLFPLFGIGSADSVAHSYMDDVITLVLGSFILALAVERYNVHRRLALNVTLLFCGDPLNPAMLLMGLCATTFFVSMWLHNVAAAVMMMPVATGILQRLPPPSEQSEAVNKFSRAVVLTVVYATPIGGISTLTGTGVNLILIGMWKSLVPGAKPISFSTWFFYGFPVAALLLIAFWCIMCSLYVQKGSARALSAYLEKAHLRRDLEALGPMSFAEKMVLSVFGLLILLWMTRNITDDIPGWGSLFNNLVGDGSVSVLVAVLLFIIPNMKQEGEKLMSWNECKKLPWNLILLLGAGFALADGVQSSGLADVFSRAIDFLEDAPFWAIAPAVSLISSIITEFITSNDATATLIVPLLYHIARTMHVHPLLLMVPGAIATEFAFWLPTSTPSNVVGFATGHIEIKDMLKLGVPLKVAGIVVLSILMPTLGSVVFGTNDGTQWVTQVKAPIRT; this is translated from the exons ATGAGCGGAGAAGACACGGGGTCGGTGGAGGAGCAGCAGAAGGGCATGAAAGCACCACTGCTGCCAGTCCAAGATTCAGCATCACACAACAGCAACCAGCAAGTGATGACCCTGAAATCATTTCTAACACTGAAGAACTTGTACATAATCCTAGGACCCTTGCTATCCCTGCTGATATGCTTGCTGGTAAAGCTGAAGGATGCTCCGGCAAGTAGTGTGAAGATGCTGGCGGTGATTGCATGGGTATTCGCGTGGTGGGTGACGGAGGCGGTGCCGCTGCCGGTGACTTCGTTGTGCCCGCTGTTCCTGTTCCCTCTCTTTGGAATCGGTTCTGCGGATAGTGTTGCTCACTCTTACATGGACGATGTAATCACCCTTGTTTTGGGTAGTTTCATTCTTGCTCTCGCTGTTGAACGATACAACGTTCATAGAAGATTGGCTTTGAAT GTAACGCTGTTGTTTTGTGGCGACCCGCTAAACCCAGCAATGCTACTCATGGGTCTGTGCGCCACCACATTCTTTGTAAGCATGTGGCTCCACAACGTGGCGGCGGCGGTCATGATGATGCCGGTGGCCACGGGTATCCTGCAGCGGCTACCACCGCCCAGCGAGCAGTCGGAGGCGGTCAACAAGTTCAGCAGGGCAGTTGTGTTGACTGTGGTGTACGCTACACCCATCGGAGGGATAAGCACGCTAACGGGCACGGGAGTCAACCTTATTCTGATTGGGATGTGGAAGAGCCTTGTGCCTGGTGCCAAGCCCATTAGCTTCAGCACCTGGTTCTTCTATGGCTTCCCTGTCGCCGCTCTCTTGCTCATTGCCTTCTGGTGCATCATGTGCTCCCTCTATGTTCAAAAGGGCTCGGCCCGGGCCTTGTCTGCTTACTTGGAAAAAGCCCACTTGAGGAGGGACCTTGAAGCTCTAG GTCCAATGTCTTTTGCTGAGAAGATGGTCTTGTCTGTTTTTGGG CTGCTGATCTTACTATGGATGACTAGAAATATCACGGATGATATTCCTGGATGGGGATCTTTATTCAATAACCTTGTTGGTGACGGAAGTGTTAGT GTTTTGGTAGCTGTGTTATTGTTCATAATCCCAAACATGAAGCAAGAAGGGGAGAAGCTAATGAGCTGGAATGAATGCAAGAAGTTACCATGGAACCTAATATTACTGCTAGGAGCTGGTTTTGCCTTAGCAGATGGAGTGCAATCTAGTGGGCTAGCAGATGTGTTTTCAAGAGCCATAGATTTCTTGGAAGATGCACCATTCTGGGCAATTGCACCTGCCGTCAGTCTAATTAGTAGCATAATCACCGAGTTCATAACTTCCAATGATGCCACTGCCACACTTATTGTGCCACTATTGTACCACATTGCTAGGACTATGCATGTGCACCCTCTTCTTCTTATGGTTCCGGGAGCAATTGCAACCGAATTTGCCTTCTGGCTTCCAACTTCCACACCTTCAAATGTTGTTGGATTTGCCACTGGTCACATTGAAATTAAGGACATGCTTAAGCTCGGTGTCCCTCTTAAGGTTGCCGGGATTGTCGTCCTGTCCATTCTCATGCCCACACTAG GGAGTGTTGTTTTTGGAACAAATGATGGAACTCAATGGGTGACACAGGTAAAAGCTCCTATACGGACTTGA
- the LOC112741291 gene encoding cysteine proteinase inhibitor 1, with translation MAITRPHHVIILSVLLFASISAFAALVGGWTPIKDLQNNHHVAEIADYAVSEYNRRSGAKLKLVKVVKGESQVVAGTNYRLDLKATDGSKTQDYQAVVWEKPWEHFKNLTSFTPLH, from the coding sequence ATGGCGATCACGAGGCCTCACCACGTCATCATCCTCTCCGTACTGCTCTTCGCTTCGATCTCAGCCTTCGCCGCTCTAGTCGGAGGCTGGACGCCAATCAAGGACCTCCAGAACAACCACCACGTGGCTGAGATCGCAGATTATGCAGTCTCGGAGTACAACAGGCGTTCCGGTGCGAAACTGAAGCTGGTGAAGGTTGTTAAGGGAGAGAGTCAGGTTGTTGCTGGAACAAATTACCGTCTTGACCTCAAAGCAACTGACGGATCCAAGACTCAGGACTATCAGGCTGTCGTGTGGGAGAAGCCATGGGAACATTTCAAGAATCTCACTTCCTTCACTCCTCTTCATTAA